Within Coffea arabica cultivar ET-39 chromosome 4e, Coffea Arabica ET-39 HiFi, whole genome shotgun sequence, the genomic segment AAGCCTCCTTAGGCTCCCTCTctcctagattaggatagacTAGGTTATACAATGTATCGttgctggaaaaaaaaaagtatatattcCCTCGAAAACTATCAACAACCATGTCAAAACAATACTGCAAACCAAAACATTGGATCAATTTCAGAAACTTTAAACCCCTAAAATCAAACCTTCAATTACTCTGTAATCATTTGTCTCGTAATTTGTTTTGGCAATTATCAGAACCAATCGGTGTGCCATCTTCCATTACCAGCTAGTTTAATACAAGGTAAATCAGCTAGtacttttttaataaataatccaTACTATCTGATCAGAAGAGTAAAAAAACATATATCCCAGTACATGAGAATATTTCGTGATTATTAGTCCACATCCAAGAACTTTATGCATGTCACAATTCCGTTGGCACTAAAACTTTTGATGATTGGGACTCAAACTTTTCTTGCGAATTGATGCATGTTCTTGTGCATTTTCCTAATGGCAAGCACATATTGTCTATATGGGGAATATCGTCAGATCATGAAACATCAAAGTGTATTTCTCAAAAGTATTGAAACAAGAGAGGATTAATTTATTTAACCCATGCTATATATGTAAAGAAAATTCACTCTTATTATTAAGTAGGGAAAATTACATGAGGAGGGACAAAATTGTTGCACAAGCAGCAATTTCCAGTAGAAAGGAGTTTAATTTAGTTGCAAGAAGCAGTTTGATTATTCAACAACAGGAtattttttagcatttttaaCTATCTTTGTTAGAGCTGCTTGGCCAAGGTCCAGTCCACAGACATCAGCTAGCTGAACTAGGTAGAATAATACATCAGACAGTTCCTCCTCCAAATGCTCCTTGTCATCAGGGCTCCAATTTGGTAGTCCTCTTGCAACTTCTCCCTTCCACTGAAATATCTCTGATAGCTCTCCAACCTCTCCAACCTTCAGttcaaacaagaaaaaacaCCAAGCACAAAAAAAAGTTGAAGCGAAAATTAATGTCAAAATTGGTAACAAAAACAATATATAGTAACCATATAAAACTTTCCCTGACTAATAGACAAATAATAGTATGATTACTATATTAATTACGAAGATGTGATTTCCTTAGTGAAAATGAAGCTCTTTTCATACATAAAAGAGAACAGATAATTATCAACCTGGAAAAAATTATTAGGGTAGGAGGGATGATTATGAGTCTCAAAACAATATTTTGGATTGTACTTCACACTCATGTTATGCACCATCTTTCACTATATGCAATGTGTGGATTTTATGGAACCTTTTGATGTTCCTTTTATTTAACTAGTAATACAAGAGTTAGTGCCAAAAGAGTAAGAGATTATAAATAGCATTGTTCTGGGACATATTTAATATGTATCAACTTACCAAGGCTAGAAGCAGGTTTCTTGGACTATGATATTGTTCCCATCCTCTAACTTTAGCAAACTCTGCAAGCCTATCTCTAAGTTCTTGAAGTGAGACATCCTTGGATTTCTTGGAGAATTTCTGGGAGAtctccattatttcttcttcttcttcttgttctatGCTTGCTGTTTCAGTTTGCTTGCTGCATTTCCTATTTAAAGATCCAAAAAAGTATGTGCATATCTATAATAGGAACAAATAGATGTAGACACTAATTATACCTATGTTGTGTAGTGGAGGGGCCAATACAGTATTCACGTGAGGATTGGCGACGTTGTTTGCGGATTTCCATCCATGACTTGATACCACTTGGACAAAACTTTCTTGAGAAATATATCCTTTACTAAGAATTATAGGCTGCAATTGGTCCTTTCTATTATAGTTTTGGTATCACTTTCAAACTCCCCAAAATTATGCTCCATTCGTTGATGATGGAGtctcttgtttctttctttgcctTTAGGCAAATTTGGATATGCCTTCCTTACCTGTCTGGTGATTATTGTACCAGAGGTGCAATTGTGGGAGACTGTCCCGTGGCCACAACTTGCTCAACATCGGGAATTTACAATTGACAATTGACAACTTTTATTGCACGATATAATATTCGTGTTAACACAATAGATGTAAACGTTAAGCCAATAAATGTAAGCACTAAAATAATAACATGTAAGAAAACAATAAGTTCTGTGATcacgtttggattagctgtttttggggtgtttttgaaatattttactataacaatgtatatgaaaaatttttactatagatattttttaaaatatttgatatattgtatggatgaaATGTTTTTTGAGTTGTTTTGTTTATGTATTATTGCAACAtcatatttgaaaaaattgttttaaaaaaatagacCAATCCAAACGGAGATGATTCACAGTCAATTTCATCTGTCTAATTTCTAATCAACTCGATTTGAGCTATCAATTGTATACTGCAATTGCTAGTCCTCTACCTTGGAAGACAACAAGTTTGGATCAttaatcttcttttttttctttttattttttatttttggtaatacAGACTCGAGTTACTACTAGaaattatgttttttttttcctatttgatGAAGGGCCTAATAAATGTTGTCATATTGGATTATTGAATTTCAGTTATCAATAACAAGGAATAATTTTTGTAGTTGACGTGATATATATCTCTATTATTTAAGGTAAAAAACGCAAATTAATGGATCCTTAGGATAACACAACATTCAGAAAAGTCTATTTTTTCGTCATGGAGGCAAAGTCGACAAGGAAACATGATTGCTTTCCAGGGAGTGCTATGAATCCCGGGTTGTGCGGCTCTGATGTGGACGATTGTCGGGCAACCAACGCCTTCCATTTCACATGATCATCTGGTGAAGGGAGGGGAGAGGGTTTGTCAGGATCCAAATGCATGTGAAATTGGGTATAGAAAAGTGTCCCTATCAGCTCAATCCCATTGAACTTGATGGGGGATGGAAAATTTTCGATCGTAAAGTattcaaaactgaaatttaaatacTAAAGTAGGATGGATTTCAACTTCAGAGCATAAAGTAAGTagccaaaaatgaaatttatagaCAAAAAATTGTGAGGATCCAAATGCATGTGAAATTAGATATAGAAAAGTTTCCCTATGAGCTGAATCCCATCGACCTTGACGAGGGAGGGAAAATTTTTGACCGTAAAGTGTCTAAAATCGAAATTTAAACACTTTAGTAAGATGGATTTTAGTTTTAAGGGGTAAAGTACATAGTCAAAACTAAATCTATAGACTGAAATGAAAGTCCATCTACAATTTATGGatctaaattaaaaatttatccCATGAAACAATATTCTAGCTAGGGAGTTCAAAAAAGAACCGAAAAAACGGGTAATTGAGAAAATCGAATTGGTTCAATTCGAAAAATAGGGCAATGAATCCGTAGTTTTCAAAATGGTTAGGTTACCTGGACCTACTTGACAAATTAGCTTAGGGTATGATTTGCAAATTTCAAAAACTGTAGTTATCCGAACTTACCTGCATATGGGTAAGGTTGGTTAAGATAACTAGTATCCAAAGCTCAACCTATAATTATTTTGTCATTTACTAATAATTTAAGTTACAGGATCCATGCCATTATACATTTTATTTTTCACAACTTATAAACTTGTATATTTAACCTTatgtttgatttatttttttccatttcctaCATTTATCACGACTAATTTCATTTATTCTACTACTCtattttttgtctttcttcaaaatttcttttcctttctcatAAATTCTATCCACTTCATCACtctacttttttgtttttaattaatAGAGCTTACATGTTAGGTTGTGAAGCAACCTGTCATccttaataaaaaaataaattaatagttttcaagaaatttaaaaaatgaaaacaaatgtttaaaaatattttatgctTTAATTATCTATTGTgttttgattttctattttgttgGTGGTTTTTAGAATTGTAGGATTAAACATTCTAATTAATTTAGATAACTATTGTATATTTTTTGTTAATCTaattatgtttttctttttttttcctctaagTACAAGAGGGTTAGGTTTTACCCTATATACTCGAATCTACCTTACAATTTAACTGATTAGTGGTTAGCCGATTGAATAAGATTAGGGTATAAAATACAATTTTGCTGAACTGCTACTCGCTCCACGAACACTCCCAATTCTAGCTACTTTTTCTTGCGATATTTGAGTCATTGCATTAACAAAGGCAAGCTATAATGAATGAAGTGAAACATACCTTATCGTGGGTGGGGTGTTTCATTTGAGTTTGGTAGAATAGTGGCCATAAGCATGTTTGTCTTTTTCCGCTCCAGTTTTGACATGAAATTCTTCATATCTTTTTTGGAGATATGAAACTTGAGCATAACATTAGTGTCGACTGTGAGCAGTAGTATTTTGTCTTGAATTTGAAGGGGTCCCGCTAACAACTGTTTGTATACACATGGAAAATGTTTGTAAAAGGAAGCTTTCAACTTTTGTCATGTTTCTTTCTTCATGTCTATCCCTTCAATCTTCAGAGTCTATTCCACCTTCTTACACGAATTCTACTGGACTCCATTGACAAGTTCATTAGAGAATTTAGCAAGTTCTTACATATTTTTACAATAGAAATGTTTACTAATCGACATATTAGGGATGAGTTCCAACAAAAACAACTGCCATTAAGGGAGGAATGAGTTGGATAGTACGGGGAAGAGAGTATAAATGTGAAGGAGGCCAACGTAATTCCATAGATAACAGAAGAAGTGTCTGCATTTACAGTTCCATGCAACCATTCTTCTACCTTATGTAAGTTTACAAAGACATACACTGAAATAGTTGTAATTAAACTTTAGGCATCAAGGAGGAGAAAGGCATAGTGAGTAATGTAGTAACTAGTGCCTATGTTGGAGGACCCCTGAAAAAATCatgtaaaagaagaaaacatttTATTCTGATTGATATGTGTTATTACTTGTTTTGTGTTAATTGATTGAGGTTGATATTTTATCATAGTGatttttgtataaaaaatgaattatttgaagTAAGATTCAACAAGTATTAAGCAataaaatttcattaaaatactTTATATTCATCACAAAAACTGCAACATCAATACTACATAAGGATGGGATAGGAAACTTATTATCATGCCATTAATCCGCATAGGAGGTGATACACTGGTGATGACAAAATTAGCGATGTatattattttttctaaattttattgGGTGTGTGTAGATAAGGCATAAACTAACTTGTAACCATTTTTTTTAACCCTCCCATCCTTCTCCACACCTTTCATATTCTCAAGCGTTTGGTCCAAAACTCAAATCCTGAACATGACAGTAGCGAGAACTCTAAGAGCCCTGCCCTATCTTTATCTAGCTAGTAAATACTCGTAATGTGTTGTTAGTAGTGGGAATGGACAAGTCCAGTTGTGTTTTGTCCAATTCAATTTGCTAGTATTATTTTTAAGAGATTTGGTGTATTCTTTACCTAGTTAGTAAATACTCGTATTATACTCATAAAATACATGTTCGTATGTATGATTTTAAAAAGCTTCCAAATTTTATACATTTCTAAATACTTCAAAATGTACTTGTGCTTCTCAATAAAGAGTGTAAATAAAATACATATAAACTTTTGACCTATTATACTTCACCCAATTATActacaatttttgaaaaaaaattaaaccttGAGTAAGGACAATAGCTTGTCTTCCGAGTTATATACAAAATAATAGTGACATATAACATAAttttgtaaatatatatatatgtaaaagtAATAAGATGATAAATTCGGATAAATTTAATGTCTCCTATATAAGATAAGAGTTAAAATTGGTGTAAACGTAGCATAATCTTTgtaaaataaagtaattttaaaCATAATTTTAGTTCTATAACTTTCAAATATATTCATACTATTTATGTAAGAATTTATATGTGTAATTTTGCTATATTTTTacaccaaacttataataatacttaaaatttttttatataatatacgtacGTACAATATCTTGTATTATACAAGTCTCGTATTTTACTACTAGCTTTGATTCTTTACAAAACTTTATGCATTTTCTACTCAGTTGATCTATTCACTATTGTgccaaataaaaaattaattgttaaaaaaaaatatactacCTGTCACGTCAAAATACTAACCCTTAAGAAAGTTTTGAATACACAACAACAATATTTAGTGCCCGAAAGGATATGCATAGCTTTGCCGAGAGGATAATATCACGTTCAGACGGCATTGATTGTGCTCAAATATGCACCTATGAACGTTATCCAAACCTTAGCAAGTTTTGGGTTTCAATCTTTTCATTCATCAATCGAGCTGTGATCTGAACCAACTTCTGTGCACCAATAATCTACGCATCCTCTATCGCCCGGTAACTTATTTCAGGCCTCTGTTCTGTCCATCACATTAGTTTCTATATGATTCCGAACTAGCTATTCTGATCATAGTTGTCAAAATCGCGATccggatcgtacgatcctacgattCGGATAACCAAAATCGATCCGGATCGTATTCAGAGTCGCAAATCATATTAATCTATGTAGGATCGTGTAGGATCGTAGCAGGATCGTgtaggatcgtaggatcgtacgatcctacaattttttgtaaatttgtgaAATACGAAACTCCATTTTGCaagtaaatgaaaatatttgtggcatatttgtaatttatcaaagaattgcagcctttaattgcaattaggagcTTTTGGTAGGATCCTACGATCCGATTCTGTGAAACTAAAATCGATCCTACGTAGGATCCCGATTTTACAAACCTTGATTCTGATTGCACTAGCACAAGCAGGAGTCTACTTCTTTGTATGAAGGCGTTCGAACAAAAAGAAACTAAGTTAGCATAAAGCTATTAATCATGCTTCCTAATTCAATAATTTTCAACCATTTTAGGAATACTAGTAATAGAGGAAGTGCTTTGTACGCGAACATGATGCTCttggattttccttttttttcctcaaaattttgagaaagtCAATTGTTTTGAAGGATTAAATGtaattgagaaaaaataataggatgtttaatgtttttattgttttatgtTTCTTCTAAATTTGGTGTGCCTTTAACCAACGCAATTGCAGGACCAACAAAACATCCTTTGTTACAAGAGCACTTTTGTATTGTGAAAGCATCAATATTTATGGCTTTCTGTTGAATTTGCATGATCTGAATGTTCTCTTTCATTTCATTCGAGTTAAAATGTTCATCTTTTGGAATGATTTGTTATTCTCGTTTACATCattctatgaatttttttttattagttttagtgagtttttttttagttttcttttcaagTTAATGGCGAATAGTAAAATGATCCATAGTGTTGTAGCACTTATAACACAACTTAAATTATATTCAACTTCCATTGCTCGAACTTGAGTAGCttatatgatgtcaaaactaATGAGGAACTTGGATATATTTTGATTCACCTTTGAAATACTCTTCGAAATTGGATAGTTACATGCCAAATTGCTCTGTTTCTTCAAGTGCATTGTCTCCTTGTTTAGTATTCTTGAATCTAATTCAATGAAGTTAAAGGTCTTCAAACTGCTGAAATTAAATCTACAGGAAATCTAGAAATGAAAGTGAGACATGAAAATTTGGTTTTTGCCTTACCCAACTTTTTGCTCGTTGTTGAATGTTATTGATTTTTGCACCGCATTGGTTTTTGAGAATGTACTATTCCTATGACCCTGGTAATGAATGTCCAACCAACCTTAACTTTTCTCTAcccttttttccttcctttatGTTCATGTGGTGATTACAGAGATGAATTATCCTTTCAGTTTGCGAAAATTTGCTTCAGCAATTGTTTGAGCTCGACTTCCTCTGTATTTGCACCCATCTAAGTAGTGTAAATTTGAGTGTAGATGACAAATTATTTTCTGCCGGTGTTCCTAAGTTTTTTCTGTCTGTCAAATGTCAATAAACAACATTTTACTTAATAATTTCTGCCAAAAATAGAAAGTGGAATGACGGTATCTTTTGATTTTAGGCCTTCAAGTTTGACATCAAGTAAAGTAAAATGGGAGGAACATATTACTTTGGAATGCAACTGATAAGTGTCTACTGAAACTTTACATGAACACTACTTAACCAATTAAAATTATTTGTTATGTAGATTACCTGTCACAACTTCAAGCATGATACTATAAAAAAAGAAGTCCTAATATTTTTATGTACCCTTATTTGTTCATCAGTaagtcattttttttgttttttgttcttAGCAAATGCGTATCCAATACATCAGGAATGCCAAGCACCTACTGAAGGTGGGGAAACCTTGAGTAGCAAAGGGATAGGTCCTATAATTAGAAGAAAACAGAGCTTGCGAAAAACTGATCACTTTTCTGGACCTGTAAATATAGAACAGAAACATCAATCACCAATTGTAAAATTAAGACAATCTCATCTCAGTGGAGGTTCTATAGGTACATCAGCAGCAGGAGGTATTCCTACTAATGCTGGTGGCTTAAATGTGGTGCGAAAGCCTTCAAAATCCTTCTCAATTCCTATGTAATTTTATATAATAATCACTGTTCCTTCAGTTTTAGTAAaaattaagggataatttcagaaactcccctgaggtttgtcataatatcactcagctcccttgaaaattttaaaatctcacttactTCCCTTGTCAACTTGATTAGAGTAAATATTCCTATCAAAAGTAACAAATTGACAACATTGCCCTTGCTCTTAATAACTATTTAACCACAaagccaaaacaaaataaaattttaaaaccaaaaattgtaaattgaaaaaataaattgcTTGCTAATAATGGTTCATATTTCTTTATATTGGGGTCGTGGTGGAATAGCAAAGGACGtagataaattaaatttaatcaAGGTCAACCACATAGGAGGATTTTGGTGAGTAATTAATACCTTAAAAAATTTCATGCATAGTTAAGTTACAATTAAGGAAGTCAAGATATATTTTGgggaaatatgttttaattcatGGTGTAGTTTAAGTTGtattgaaaactaaaataatctCTTCATATGTGTGAAATTTCAAGGTGtaaattttgcttttgttccaatacaactaaaataaataatttccgTCAAGAAATTTACACCTTATAAAATTttaaccttattttattttttatttttgttataaaTTTCATAAGTAGGATAACATAAGGGTAGTATTGGAACAAAATTTTTATCTTTCTTACATTTCCTCCAAAGGGGTTAAAACGTTACAAAAAATGTCAATCCAAGAGAGGTAAAGGAGATTTTAAAAGCCTCAGGGGGAACCGAGTGATATTATGAGAAACCTcgggagaggtttctgaaattatcccaaaaattaatttatcgTATTGTGTACCTTTTATATTCTGCCTTTACTCTCTTTCAATTAATGCTCATTTTGTCATCAAAGTTACTGCTCATTGTATTATCCATCTAATGCTAAGCATTCAAGAAAAAGATTTCGCGGTTTTATTTCTAGAACATCTTCTTTCCTTTCTGTTGTATGAATGGTTTACTTAATATTATAGGCCACAGCATGGTCTGCACTCCTATATACCGATTGATGAAACACCATCGACAGAGGCCTGATGCATATTCTTCCTACATTTGTTCTTATATCATCATTGTGATTTGAAGACTTCACTATTTGCATATATATAGCTATAAACAAATCTTACTTTCAGCAGGAATTTCGTGATTTTAATCAAACCAGCACCGGGGCACCCTCGTGCATAGCATGACGTTAAAAAAAACTAGTGTTGTGTTAAAGTTGCTTACTCACTGCTAATATATACATACTGATAAAGTGCTCTTAAGATTTATTGTGAACTTGTATCTAAAGAATACAAAAACTTGTACTTTTTAGCAAACCCACGGTGCTAATTTATATTATGTTTTGTTTTATGTTTGGAGTATCCTTGAATTTGGATAGTTTGTAAATAAAATTTGTTCTTCCTTTTTCGGTTTAATTTACAATAACTCGGgggaatgttttcatttttgtaGCTCTTTGCACAATTGATATTAATTATTGATGAAATGGAATTAATttgttgttctttttttttagtttaattCACCATagctcaaggaaatattcatttttgtaACTGTTAGTATAATTCATGTTAATTATTAAGAAAATGTAATGTAATTTATCCAATTATTGGTAAGGAGGGTGATTTTGGcattataaaatataagatcatcTTTTGCTCTTAGCCATTAAGACTCAACATATTTTTTAAGGTAACTAGTAATACTACtgtagacaatggaattttaattaaattctaaaaattaccattggcctattaaatatttttgtccaatcggatattgccatatggcatgtacacttggaaaaattggttattAAATGACCAATTATATTTTGCCACGTGTCAAGGCGAGGTGTTCCAGATCAATTCAAATTGCAGGGATAtctccaccaaccaaatcatatcatgtcacatgtccattggataaatatctaaatatttattacgtattaaagggataatatttagagttatttaatccaagtatatctcttatatactgcaatagcTTGGCCAGTCAAACGGCGCCATGTCACGTGTCCCCACAAGTCTAGCCAATCGAGAaattacttatctctttattaatgaagagataatatttaactGGCACAGTTC encodes:
- the LOC113741751 gene encoding uncharacterized protein, whose translation is MEISQKFSKKSKDVSLQELRDRLAEFAKVRGWEQYHSPRNLLLALVGEVGELSEIFQWKGEVARGLPNWSPDDKEHLEEELSDVLFYLVQLADVCGLDLGQAALTKIVKNAKKYPVVE